DNA from Methylobacterium currus:
CTCGCCGGTCGAGAACGCTTCCGCGCTTGGGGGATCTTGTAAGCTGCTCGCCCTCAGTGGATCTGAAATCATGGGAGCGCTGAGCCCAAAAATGGGTTCTGCAAGATGGTGACTGCGTGCGCCAGATTGCTGATGAGCCAGCTTGTTCCGTTGATGGCTGGGGATTGGCTACCGACAGGCACTTGCTTGACGCGCGTGAACCTTCGTAGAGCTTTACGTGTTCGGATCTGAATGGATCCTCGTATCAGGAAGAACTGACGTGTCGGACGAGACCCAAGCCCAAGAGCCTGAGTTCATCGATCTCGTGGCCGATATCGTATCGGCATACGTGAGCAGGAATAATGTTCCAATCGCCGAGCTCCCGAACCTAATCGCTTCGGTGCATGCCTCGCTGAGCGGCCTTGGCCAGCCTGCCGCCACACCCGCCGAGGATCACAAGGTCACATCGGCTCAGGTCCGCAAGTCCGTCACCCCGGATGCCATCACCAGCTTCATCGATGGCAAGTCGTACAAGTCGCTCAAGCGGCACCTGACCTCGAACGGCTTGACCCCCGACGAGTACCGCCAGAAATACGGTCTGCCGCGCGATTACCCGATGGTGGCAGCCAACTACGCCGCCCAGCGCTCCGAACTCGCCAAAAGCCTCGGCCTCGGCCAACTCCGCCGTGATCGGGCTGCGGCCAAAAAGGCGGCTGAGAAGCGGACCACACCCGATCCCATCGTTACCGCTCCGTTAGATGCTAAGCCTGCACGTCGCGGCCGGCCGAAGAAGGCTGAAGCTAACGCGGCCGAGTGACGTGGATCCGGCGAACCCGTGGCGACGACAGCGTGCCCGACGCACGCTGTCACTCTCGGGCGTGCTCCTGGTTGCGGGAGGTTTCATGGTGGCCATGGTCGGCATCTATTTTGCCCTCGAAGATGTCGTCGCTCCCTTGATCAGGTAGGCGCGCTGCCTTTCAGGGTTGTGCGTATCTGCGGAATACTCGATAGATTGCCACAACTCGGTTATGAACTGAGTCGTGGAGTGGGAATGCTTTCCAGGTCACAACAAGAACAAAGCTCCTTGGCCTCTCTCGTTGAACTCGCCGCCGATATCGTGTCGGTCTACGTGTCCAAGAACTCCATTCCGGTGGCGGAGCTGCCGAACCTAATCGCGTCGGTCCACACCTCGCTGACGAACCTCGGGCAGGCGGTTGTCGAGCAACCGGAGTACCTGACGCCACCCGTGCCGATCAGGAAGACGGTAACCCCGGACTACCTGATCAGCTTGGAGGATGGGAAGCAGTATAAGTCGCTCAAGCGCCACCTCCCAATCCGCGGGCTCACCCCAGAGGAGTACCGCCGCAAGTGGAGTCTGCCACACGACTATCGGATGCTCGCGGCCCCTACGCCCCCAGCGCTCCGAGATCGCCAAGAACAGTGGTTTGGGCCGGCCTCGGAAGTCAGCCTAAGGTTATTCCAAATCATCCCTGTCGACCAGCATCAGCCATAGCCGGTCGGTAGGGGTCGTGGCTGGCACGGCGTGGTCGGTAATCAAGAGGTCGACCCTGCCTTCACGCGCCCGAAGCTGCTCCAAAGCTTCGAAGCCCGCCTCCGCCTCGACTACTGTATGGCCGAGCTCCTCCAGCATCTCGGCAGTGCCGCTCCGCACCAATGCGTCGTCATCAACCAGCAGGTTCATCAGGTAGCCCGTCGAATGGCCGACTTGGTCCAGGCTTGTCTCCTCTCCGATTTTGCTCAGGAGAGCATCAGGCCGTCGCTCCGACTGCGGTAGCCAGAGCCGCACTGTTGTCCCCTGGCCGATCCCGTCCGTCTCATGCCCGTGATCGGCCAGAGCCTTCCACGCTTCGAATTGGTCGGCAGGATGCATCGCCACCCGCACCAAATTCTCGACCAAGGAGAGTTTGGTGTGATCGGCATCCGGTGCCACGACCAAGGGCACGGCCCGGTTGTAGCCGCCGGTGTGAAACTGGCTCTCCCGCATTTTTGGTGCAGGCGTAGCGGTCACGCCGCCAGCACGCGGGCGCGCAGCAGGTCGAGCTTGGCACGGCCATACATCGTCCGCTTCAGCGTCTTCACGCGGTTGATCTGCCCCTCCACCGGGCTCGTGCTCCAGGGCAGCGTGAGCGCGGCTTCCACGGCGGCCCGATCCCGCCTCAACCCCTCCGCCAGGCCGCTCAGCGGGCCATCGCGACAGCGATCCAGCCACGCCCCAAACGCCGCCTGATCCTGCTCCCGCACGATCACCGTGAAGGCCTTTACCTCCGCGATCGCACGCTCGATCTCGGGGACAGCGGCCACCAGGGCATCGAGGAAGCGCCCATCCCTCTCGCCACGCTCGCCGCCGGTCAGGAGAAGCCGCGCCGTCCGCCGCGGCGACGGGCGCCGCCAGACTGGACCGGGGGCAGGTCGCATCCGCGGCGGGCCGCCCCTGAGAGCAGCAACGCAGAGCCGGACGCTCATCACGCCACCCCGGAAGCCCGAGGCCTGCAACTCGCGCCACAGCCGCGTCGCGTTGCGCTCGCCTTCGTCGAGCCGCCGCACGAGGTAGGGCACGAAGGGATCGGTGATCCGCGCCCGTTCGACCTTGCACCACGTCGGCGCCGTGCCGGCCCGCAGCCAGTGCCGCACCGTGTTCCGCGACAGCCCGGTCTCGCGCACGATGGCGCGGATGCCCTGGCCGTCCCGAGCCAGGGCTGCAACATGCTGGAAGCGGGCCTCCCGGTCCGCCTGACCCTGCTGCTGTCGCTGCTGCGCCTTGGTCGCCGGACGGGGTTCGACCGGCGGCGCTTCCGCTGCGGCTTGGCTCACGATGGTTCGCGCGACACGGGAGAACTCGCCGCGGTGCCGATCGAGCACCTGCACCAGCGCTTGCGAGCTGTCAACGGGCACCGAAGTCTCCGCAATTGTGGGCTTTCAAAATTCCCTGGCCGGCGGGTTCGGTGCGGATCGGTGATCAGCCGGCCGTGTGATCGGAGGCAGCCTTTCCGGGTGGACGACCGCGACGCCTGGGTGCGGGCGGCGGAACGATCAGGGCCTTGGAGCGGACGTGCTCGGGGACGAGGTCGGCGTGCTGGCGCAGGCGGTAGCTCGCCCCCTCGATCTGGATCACCACGGCATGGTGGAGGAGTCGGTCGAGCAGGGCTGTCGCCACGACCGGATCACCGAACACCTCGCCCCACTCGGCGAAGCCGCGGTTCGAAGTCAGGATCATCGCCCCGCGCTCGTAGCGCGCGTTGACGAGTTGGAAGAACAGGTTGCCGCCACCGGGGACGACGGGGAGGTAGCCGATCTCGTCCACGACCAGCAGCGAGGCCCGGCAGAGATAGCGGATGCGCTCGCGCAGGGAGCCGTCGCGCTCGGCCTTGGCCAGCGAGGTCACGAGGTCGGCCAGCGTCGAGAACACGACGCTGCGCCCGGCCTTGACCGCCTCGACGGCGAGCGCGATCGCCAGATGGCTCTTGCCGGTGCCGGGTGGTCCGAGCAGATGGACGACCTCGGCCCGGTCGATGAAGGTCAGTTCCGCCAGCGCCAGGACGCGCTCGCGGTCGAGCGAGGGCTGGAAGGCAAAGTCGAACCCGGACAGCGTCTTGATCGTGGTCAGGCGCGCGACCAGCAGGGCGGTCTTCACGCGGCGGTTCTCGCGCAGCGTCAGTTCCTCGGTCAGGATCACGTCGAGGGCGGCCAAGCCGTCGATCTCGCCCTGCTCGATGCGCCGGACCGTCGCGTCGAGCACCTCCAGGGCGCGCGGCATGCGCAGGCCGACCAAGCTGCGCTTGATGCTGTCGAGGGTCGTGATGGCACAGGATGCGGTGCGGCTCATCGCTGGCCTCCGATCCCGCCGGCGAGCCGTTCGCCGACTGCCTGGTAGACAGCCAGCGAGCGCCGGGCGACGTGATCGCCATGGCGGCCGATCGGCAGACTGTCGGGATGGCCGTGGCGCATGGCCCGAGCGGCCGTGCCTTGCCGATGGTCGGGGTCGATGCGGTACTGCCGTCGTCCCTCCAGGATCGGATGGCTCGCGACGAGCCGGCCACCATCGAGGATGCGGATCGTGTCGGGCAACTGATGCACCTCGACGACGCGCCGGGTCCGATCCGGTACGCTGTAATAGTTGCCACCGATCGAGACGAGGCCATCGTGGCTGACGCGCCGCTCCAGCGTGAGCAGAGCGTCGAAGGGCAGAGCCGGCAAGGGCTGCAACTCGGGCCGCTCGGCGGCGAAGGCTTCCGAGACGATCCGCTGCGTGGTGCCGTGCAAGCGGACGTTGGCGACGGTATCGAGCCAGCTCCGAAGCTGGCGGTTGAGGTCGTCGAGGTCGCGGAAGGAACGTGCGAGGAAGAAGTCCTGGCGGATGTAGGAGAACGGTCGCTCGACCTTCCCCTTGGTCTTGGCCCGGTACGGGCGGCAGGCGCGCGGCAGGAATCCGTAGTGCTGGGCGAGTGCCAGCAGGGATCGGTTGTAGACGATGTGGCCGTCCGCATCCTCGCCGGTGACCGCCGTCTTCATGCGATCGTAGAGGATCTCGATCGGCACGCCGCCGATCGCGGTGAAGGCCTGCATGTGACAGCGCAGCAGCGTTTGCAGGTCCTGATGCAGGACGAAGCGCGCCTCGATGTGCCGGGAATGGCCGAGCACCAGCGAGAACAGCCAGACGATGCAGGTCGTGTCCGGCGCATCCGTGAAGGTGACGAGGAAGCGGGCGAAGTCGACCTGCGCCTGCTGGCCGGCCGGGGTCTCGAAGCGGACCTCGTAGGGCTTGGCCTCGGGCGGCCGGATCGCGGCGGCGAACCGCTTCACCGCGGTGTAGGCACCGGTGTAGCCGCGCTCGCGCAACTCGCGGGTCAGGCGCACGGCACTCAGGTCGGGGAAGGCGGTGATCCGCTCGCGCAGATAATCGAGATAGGGCGCGAGCTTGCTCGGGCGGCCGGGCTGACGCGGGCCGTAGGCCGGCGGCTCGAGGCCGCGCTCGATGTACTTGCGGATCGTCTTCGGATCGCGGCCGGTCCGGCGGGCGATGGCGGAGACGGACAGGCCCTGTCGGTGCAGGTCCAAGATCATGACGAGTTCTCCCAGCAGAACCATCCTCGTCGCTCCCAGCCGATCGGTATCGGCAGGCATGGTGGCTGAGGATGGAAAAGCCCGAGAGGGCGCGGGGCGTCGCGACCCTACGGGCCAGGGCACCGACCAGGGAATTTTCGATGCCCACAATCAGGGAGTATTCAACGCCCGCTGACACGAGCCGTTGCAGAGCAGATGCCATCGGTCCGCGACCTGGACCGCCCCGGGGGCGCCGCGACGCACGCCATCGGCATAGGCACCGGCGCGGTCGCGAGCCACGACCTCGACGCCGGGATGCCGTTGCAGCCAGTCTGCTACGGTGGCGGCCTCCCGGTCGGGCAGCAGATCGATGACCTGGCCTCGTTCCAGATCGCACAGGATCGTGCCGTAGCGCTGACCGCGCCGCCAGGCCCAGTCATCGATGCCGAGCACCCGCGGTGCGCGCTCTGCTTGCGTGGGTGCGCGATCTCGCACGAGGCGCAGCAGCGTGTCGGGGCTGACCGGCAGGCCGAGGCGCCCCGCTAGGCGTGCGCCGGCTTCACCACCGAGTACGAGACCGAGGTGGTGCTGGAGGTCGCCGAGGCGGTGAGTGCGGCGTGCGCCAGCCTGGGCAACGCCGGCAAGGC
Protein-coding regions in this window:
- a CDS encoding helix-turn-helix domain-containing protein, which encodes MAELGLRELAGRERFRAWGIL
- a CDS encoding MucR family transcriptional regulator; the protein is MSDETQAQEPEFIDLVADIVSAYVSRNNVPIAELPNLIASVHASLSGLGQPAATPAEDHKVTSAQVRKSVTPDAITSFIDGKSYKSLKRHLTSNGLTPDEYRQKYGLPRDYPMVAANYAAQRSELAKSLGLGQLRRDRAAAKKAAEKRTTPDPIVTAPLDAKPARRGRPKKAEANAAE
- a CDS encoding response regulator; translation: MTATPAPKMRESQFHTGGYNRAVPLVVAPDADHTKLSLVENLVRVAMHPADQFEAWKALADHGHETDGIGQGTTVRLWLPQSERRPDALLSKIGEETSLDQVGHSTGYLMNLLVDDDALVRSGTAEMLEELGHTVVEAEAGFEALEQLRAREGRVDLLITDHAVPATTPTDRLWLMLVDRDDLE
- a CDS encoding transposase, with the protein product MQVLDRHRGEFSRVARTIVSQAAAEAPPVEPRPATKAQQRQQQGQADREARFQHVAALARDGQGIRAIVRETGLSRNTVRHWLRAGTAPTWCKVERARITDPFVPYLVRRLDEGERNATRLWRELQASGFRGGVMSVRLCVAALRGGPPRMRPAPGPVWRRPSPRRTARLLLTGGERGERDGRFLDALVAAVPEIERAIAEVKAFTVIVREQDQAAFGAWLDRCRDGPLSGLAEGLRRDRAAVEAALTLPWSTSPVEGQINRVKTLKRTMYGRAKLDLLRARVLAA
- the istB gene encoding IS21-like element ISMex13 family helper ATPase IstB, with the protein product MSRTASCAITTLDSIKRSLVGLRMPRALEVLDATVRRIEQGEIDGLAALDVILTEELTLRENRRVKTALLVARLTTIKTLSGFDFAFQPSLDRERVLALAELTFIDRAEVVHLLGPPGTGKSHLAIALAVEAVKAGRSVVFSTLADLVTSLAKAERDGSLRERIRYLCRASLLVVDEIGYLPVVPGGGNLFFQLVNARYERGAMILTSNRGFAEWGEVFGDPVVATALLDRLLHHAVVIQIEGASYRLRQHADLVPEHVRSKALIVPPPAPRRRGRPPGKAASDHTAG
- the istA gene encoding IS21-like element ISMex13 family transposase; the protein is MVLLGELVMILDLHRQGLSVSAIARRTGRDPKTIRKYIERGLEPPAYGPRQPGRPSKLAPYLDYLRERITAFPDLSAVRLTRELRERGYTGAYTAVKRFAAAIRPPEAKPYEVRFETPAGQQAQVDFARFLVTFTDAPDTTCIVWLFSLVLGHSRHIEARFVLHQDLQTLLRCHMQAFTAIGGVPIEILYDRMKTAVTGEDADGHIVYNRSLLALAQHYGFLPRACRPYRAKTKGKVERPFSYIRQDFFLARSFRDLDDLNRQLRSWLDTVANVRLHGTTQRIVSEAFAAERPELQPLPALPFDALLTLERRVSHDGLVSIGGNYYSVPDRTRRVVEVHQLPDTIRILDGGRLVASHPILEGRRQYRIDPDHRQGTAARAMRHGHPDSLPIGRHGDHVARRSLAVYQAVGERLAGGIGGQR